The sequence ttccgtcgctaaatatgattttttttattttttatttttttattttttaattaataattcgtcggtaaatattattattttttttgttatttttattttttttaaatatttttattattttttaattaattttctaatttattcttatttttaaattattgagaatattttaaatttattgtcattttcaacaataatatatatatattttaactaattataatattaatattttttattattttaaattcgatcgtatatttaccgtcattttTCCGTCGGCagcacaagtcttagatatgacttcagcatattctaaggttatgactTATgattaaatgatattgtatattaaaatagagtttaaatgaattaataggtcatagttatatcaataatacgcgtgttctgtactggtgaccactcgaaaagaactttaaggttaagcgtgtttgaattagagcacaactaagatgggtgacccactgggaagttcgtcttaacgtatgcaattaagttcaaaatacattacaaataccaaaatacttgtggagaataaagctagattgataaaaaaaatatttttattatttttcgtaaaaaaaaGTAGCGACGGAATTCATTTTCGTCGCtaataccgacggaattttccgtcgctgATTTCAGACGACGCATGCGTCGTCGTGTGCTTACCTACGGACGgtccgtcggtaattagcgacggAAATGAATTTCGTCGGTAATTTTTTTACCGACCACTTTTACAGCGACGCACGGCGTCCGTCGTTGATCCGTCGGTGATCGAAATTAGCGACGGATTTTTGGtgattagcgacggaaaattccgtcgctaatcgCTCAGTTTCTAGTAGTGTACTTCGAATGAGCTTCAGTTAGGTACGAATGAGTTTTCACTTTTACATAGTTTTAAATTTGTCATCActatctttaaattatttttaagtttatttatatatttgacaGATGGTTCTTGTCAAAATCGAAAACTAATTATAATCTGGATATAAATAATGTGCTCGTTCATATGTGGACaatcactcaattttaataattttaatattttaataagttTGTATAGAAGATTGAATTGGAGACGTATTTGAATGGAGATTGAATAGGTTTAATAAGTTTAATATTTTAGTATTGAGAAATTGTGTAGGCAATTGAAGATTGAATAGGAGGAAtaagtatataaataatattttaccCAAACTATTGGGCTTGGACCGGTTTTGAGCCAGGCCTAGACTGATCTTGGGCCGGACTTGGCCCTGGTCCTGGTTTAGGCTTGTGCTGGGCTTCTAATGATCATGGTCTTGGGTCGGGCTTGATTTTGATAAATGGCCCAAATAAAGTCCATTTCAAAGGGTtggcccggcccggcccggcccgacTAACCCATTCGATCAAGTGGATCGATCCTAGGCCGGCCCATGCCGGGGCTTGGGCCGGTTCGGGCTAGGTCGGCCCGACCAAGTTGACAACTTTATTTTCAGCTAACTCATATAGCTGGTCATGATAGTGAATATTGATTAAGCTGAAAACTTGGACTTAGATTTTCATAACACGCGAGTAGCTTAACCACCACATTCTGAACAAACATCAGTATTCGTCCAACTGACCAGCTCTTGAGCAGTCAATAGGCTTGCTAATTGATCACTCTAAATTAGACAAACTTTATCTAGACTGTCAGTCAACTTACCTTTGTCAGTTGACCTAAGTCATCTAAGCTGATAATTTTATCAGTCAATCTTGTCTTAAGTCAATCTGATTAAAGTATTGAAAGGTTTGAAATTGGTGTAATCCCTTCATACACCAGTACGCACTTTATCAGCACCAACATAAAAGATTTTTCATTATATATTGATTGTAGTTAAGTTAGAGGGACATATCATATTTCTTATATTTTGTTTAGTCCACAtttaaatctaatattttattaacattttattaggggtgagcaaaatatctGAAATTGAATAATTGAATCGATCCAAactcaaatattaaaatatggttttgatttttttggtttttcgatttgatttagttttatttaaaaaaattggttgGATTCGGTTTGGTTTTTaattgaattatatttatataatatatatgtatacacatatatataatttatatattaaatataattttatttttctttttttcttatttttcttttttttcaaaattttcaaatttttaggttatttaattttaaaatttcagcTAATTCGATTCAGTTTATTCAACTAATTCAATTCGACTTGGATTTGTTTTAGCAAAAAATTCAACCAAAAATCGAATGCACACCCCTACATTTTATCAGATCGGAACAAAAAGGATTGTTCGGCATTTTCTTTGAATTAATTGTTTGGTATATATTTGATATTAAATCATATATGAATATGCggtctaatttttttaataaagtgCAATATGTGAGTAATATTTTGATCTTGCATTTTTGTTGCTCCCTATTTGTGACAACACGACTTTTTTAGGAGCTAACATGTATACTCTGAgtctttaattaaaataattgttcAACTATTTCATTTAATTAGGTTAATCAACTAAAATAATTAAGCTGAATTAGTCTGATCAATTACTCAAAGAATACTCGATTTGACTGGGAGTATGAAGACTCCGATTGAATCCTAGGCGCGGAATTCAAGGGATTGAGTGCACAAGGCAACTCAGTTGTTCAATTTGATCATTCATGGGGTCGTAATTTGTTCAAAGTATCATGCAGGGCATCCAAAAAGTAAATAGAATTTATAAGGAAAATTGTTGGTTGACTCAGTTAGAATGATGTGAGTCCAAACATATGATAATTTAATCACCATCCAAACAATCGTGATCTCTCGCTTCAAAAGAGCACCATCACCACACGCTTCATTTGCAACTTGCTCATCATCATCCTaaaatgatttaaataaatgtggGTCGAGCACTAATGCACTCAGTGACGTTAATGTCCCTTTtacttttaaaacattttaaagaTTTCTTGGTGAATCACATGCCTTCTCATGAAGAATAGCAACATTTTAAGAAATAGTTactataaattcaaaattactTAAGTTGTGAGCCCGAGCTCCTAAAACACGTGCATTTTAACTATATTCGATGATACGTGAGTGCTAAGCATGGGGGACCCGACCAAGTCAACCAGTGCCTAAAACATTCCTTGTGTACACACCCTAATCCCTCGTCGGGTCAGAGTCGATCGAGTCCTTCTTGTCAAACTTGTGTGGTAAATATTAGTTTATGATGATGCACTGCCTTAAAGATCGAGTCCTACAAGACGAATCCTAACTCTTAGCTAAAATACTTTTAAATATATTGATATTCAATTATGACTTTTAAATATCCATCTAAATATGGTGATATTGAAACTTTTAAGGATTCTTATATTTCATAGATTTTGGAGGATTTTTAGTCctagtataaatataaaatctttACACAAATCTCACCTCCCCATAAAAGATTTCACGTATTGCTATGGAGAATAATTATTTATCCCATTTCTTGCAACTTTCGCCCCTTTCTttatattcctttttgggttaaTAATCGATTTTGTCCCATTTTTTTAGCGTTTTAACAAAAATGTCTCAACTTAAGGATATATGCATACAAGTAACCATCGTTTTAGAGTTTGGTTATTTGTGTCTCGAGAAAAATTCTGGCATCTGAATATTGACGTGGAATGTCGGAATTTCACATTCGCAACTTGGCATATTTTATTGGTGTGGTGAATGTGTCACGTAAGTTGTGTATGTGGAAATTCCGGCATTCCACACCAATACTCATGTgctgaatttttttttcgggACACAAATAACTAAACTTTGAAACGATGGAAACTTGTATGCACTTATCCTTAAATTGGGATATTTTTGTTAAAACGATGGCACTACaagaaatattagtatttgttaCAAACTTATGTgacaaaatcaaattttgttaCATTAGTATATTTTATGTGAGGAAACTTAATATcatcacaaaaaataaaaaaatggggTCATTTTTATAATTATCTCAAAATAAAGTCCTCATAAGCAAAAGTTAAAACTAAACCTCTTCCCAAAATTCCCTCATTCTTCGCAGCGTGACTTCAAAAAATGAAAGCAATTATCTTTCAATCTCTTCTGGATCTCTTTTCAATCCTCTCTCAATTTAAAAACATATTGTCGATTGATTTGTCTGGTTCAGATTCTTCATGGAAGAGTATCAACCAGCTTTTTTAGGTAATCTCTCTCTCGATCATGCAGTGATAGTTGCTCGATCTATTATTTGTATATCGTTGCCTCTAATATCATTTTTCCTCCTACATTTctcctaattttatttttatttttatatcatcCAGTGATATATCACTCTCGATTTCCGAATCTGAGGCTCTTCTTCTTTATGGTAATTTGAGGCGCTTTGAGTGTGGAAATTGCTGTTTGTTAAGTTTTTTTTGGTGGCTTTTGTTGTAAGTTTCTCCGAGCGTTGATCTGCTTTCTATGTGTTAATGTGGAtgtgaaattatttatttcgtGTTGTTTGAAAAATTGAAGTCATAAAATAGGATTTATTTGCTCGGATTTTAAATTAACTCTTGTTGGTGATTTTGAGTTGTGAATTGGTAGAGtgtattttcttaattatttagTTAGTAACCAGGCGGTGAAGAAAGTAGGAATGGTCATTTGCAAGGTTCTTCATTAACCAATAATGAACAAGGTCTAGTTCTATGGGATGGCACTAGTAGTCTTTCTTTCCTACTGAAAATTGCGCCTTTCAGTTCTTATTGTTGTCAAATTACAACGTTAGAGTTCTCCTAATGAGCATGAGTTTTCCAGCTTGCAAAATCATTTATATCATGGTTCGCACTCCACAATCAAACATAACTTGCACAATATAAGTTTATTTGCTCTTATATCCATCTTAGAATTTATTGCGCTTATTATTCTTGTTTTGGGTTTGGTAAATTTCAGAGAATTGGTACGGTTTTGGTTTGGCTGAGCTGCTGGAATCTGGGGAAAGCCATATAACAACAAGGGTGATGAGAACTTTTGGGTATATTTGCCTTTTGAATTTCTGATATCTTTTTTATTGTAGTTTTCCCTCATAATAATCATGTGCTTTTGTTAATTTCAGTTACGTGGCTCCTGAATATGCAAATACTGACTTGCTGAATGAAAAAAGCGACATATACAGTTTTGGTGTTCTACTTCTTGAAGCTGTCACCGGAAGAGATCCAGTAGATTACACACGTCCAGCCAATGAGGTGCTAATTTAATTACTTATATACGATAAGCATAGCTAGTAAGTTCTTAGTAAATCGGGATGTATGCCACTCCAGACAGAGTGATCGGGAAGCTGGCCACCCCCTTCGAGTAACAATATCAATAATTGTGCCTGTGGCAGGTTAATCTTGTCGAGTGGTTTAAAATGATGGTAGGGAACAGTAGAGCAGAGGAAGTTGTGGGCTCTAGCCTTGAAGTCAGGCCTACTACCCGTGCCCTCAACATCTCTTACAGTTCtggaaaattgtgaaaattttgAGCCCAACTCCAAGGTATACTTGGATCATTATATCTTTGAAAGTTTTAGTTGCAATTGTTTACACTAGTATGCATCTATTTTGTGTTTCAGTGCTGAATGTCCAAGACGA comes from Salvia miltiorrhiza cultivar Shanhuang (shh) chromosome 3, IMPLAD_Smil_shh, whole genome shotgun sequence and encodes:
- the LOC131016516 gene encoding probable receptor-like protein kinase At2g42960, whose protein sequence is MEEYQPAFLENWYGFGLAELLESGESHITTRVMRTFGYVAPEYANTDLLNEKSDIYSFGVLLLEAVTGRDPVDYTRPANEVNLVEWFKMMVGNSRAEEVVGSSLEVRPTTRALNISYSSGKL